The Scleropages formosus chromosome 3, fSclFor1.1, whole genome shotgun sequence genome contains the following window.
tCGTTGTATCACGCTTCTTCTTGTCCCCGCACGGAGCGGCTCTGCTCCTCACAAACTGACTGCACCGGCTGGATGCCTGAACACTTGAGGCACCGGGGTGACCCTGGACTTGCCTCGGACTCGACTCGAGGGAACCGGTCCGCTGTGCGACCGCTAACCCCACACATCACATGCATGCCATGCGGCGgtcacgcgcacacactcgcgcgcgcgcgccagtCGCTGCCACAAAGGAGCAGCAGTGTCTGGAAACGTCTCggctcgcgcgcgcgcggacGCGACCGGCAGCTGACGAGTTAGCTAAGCTAGCGGGCTAACCGCAACAATGAGCAACAATGGTGGAGGGCGCCCCACATGGTGCCGGAACGCCTCTCATTGTGAGCAGAGCCACTCCCGGCCGGTGTCCGTTAGCAGGCAGCGTGAGCGTAGCTCCTGGcggaggacaggaggaggagtCCAGTAACTCTCTTCCCGCTGACGGAGCTCGCTAGCTAGCTCGCCTCGCGAACCAGCCCTCACACACGCGACGCTCTCCGCCGGCGTTACCGGCTCCGCGACTCGAGTTAGCTGCTCTGTCTGCCCGCTCTCCGCAGAGCAGGCGCGCCGCCGCCAACTTTCGGAGACGCGTACAGCCCGTGTTCAAGCCCTCTTTCTATTCAGTGTTACCTTTGAAGTATTTATTCGCCTTCTCCTTGAGCTCCTCGGCTGTTCTCTCGTTAGCCGCCATCTTCACGGTGCCGCCTTCCGTTGCGTCCGCCATTGCCAATAGGGTACCACCACGGAGTGCGACACTGTCGCGTCGCTTTACTGTTAAATACTGCCGTAAATCGACGCCTTCGTTAACGCATTGACGGCACTATAGCCGCTCAGGACGGGATTTCCGCCTTGCGAGGAAGCGCGGAAACGCGCTGTCAGTCATATTTTCATTGGTTTTCACGCAACGGCGGCTTGTACTCTTCTTGTTTCATTGGTCCACCGCGAactctttgttttcattggaTGACGCCGCAATGGGGCGGTTCTTGTGAACTTATTTTAGAGAAAATGACACACGAGGTGTGAGAACGGGCTTTACCTTACATATGCGTTTGAAAGTACTGTATTATTGTCATTAATCTTTGGTCTGTGCGCACAGATTTGATCATGATAAAGTCTCTCAAGACTCAGTTTTAGTTTCTCTACACTTTCAGTTTCTCAAGCGGAGAGAAGGTTCACTGTCTAATATTGTTTATCACGTACGGAGCTCAACCTGTCAAAGAAAACTTAGTCTTCACTGACAGAAACAAAAttacacatacaaatatattcTCGTAAATccagttcattcatttagcggagGCTGTTTTccagtgtatgtatatatgaataCTGAATATAAATACgttttatttacttaaattCGTTCTAAAAGTAAATGCAAGTTTAAAGACACTGTTTTCCAGTAATTTatcagtgaagaaaataaacattttctgaatcaTTAAAATTCATCCATAAAAACACCCACTGACacgcatggacctcggggacactGTCTTCGGACTGGGAAAGTGGGGTGCTGGTCCCTCTccttaagaaaggggactggagagcgTGCCAACTACCGGGGTAtcgcacttctcagcctccctgggaaagtctatgccggtaTCTGCCGGGGtcctggaaaggaggctccggccgatagttgaacctcggactGAGGAGGAACAGcgcggaccagctttttaccctctcgcaGATAATCGAGGGGAcacgggagttcgctaatccagtctacatgtgtttcgtgggcttggagaaggcctattaCCGCGTTCCCCAAGAagttctgtgggaggtgcttcgggagtatggggtgccggggccactactgcgggccattcagtctctgtacacagAAGTCAAGCCCgatcaatgtgggtgttggactctgccaaggttgtgccttgtctccactcctgtttgtggtcttcatggacggGATATCAAGGCGcggtcgaggtcaggagggcattcggtgtgggagtcggaaggtgacgtctctgctttttgcagatgatgatgtccttttggcaccgtcacatggttgcctccaacaagcattggaacggtttgcagccgagtgtgaagctgttgagatgaggatcagcacttcaaagtctgagtccatggttctctcacgcaaaaggatggtatgccccctccaggtaaggggagagactTTGCCttaggtggaggagtttaagtatctcggggtcttgttcacgagcgaggggagaagggagcgtgagatcggccgcagactgggagcagtggcagcagtaatgcggtcgctgtaccggaccgtagtggtgaagggggagctgagccataaggcatagctctctatttaccggtcgatttatgtccctaccctcacctatggtcatgaactttgggtaatgacaaAGAACAAGATTGCGGATACAGGCGGccgaaattagttttctccgcagggtgttgggactcgctctccgcgacagggtgaggagttcggacatccgggaggagctcagagtagagccgctactccttcacattgagaggagccagttgaggtggttcgggcatctgataaggatgtcccccggacgcctccctttggaggtataccgggcacggccaactgcgacgaggccccgaggtcggcccaggacccgctggagggactatatctcacagttggcctgggaacggctggggatccccgggctgagctggaggaagttgcagaggacaggggtggctgggcttctctgctctccctgctggcACAGCAATCCTAGAAGGTCaagggcaagaaaatggatggatggaaggaaaaacACCCACAATATAGGACAGCGGAGAGTGACGATAATACACGATACACTCATTTGCACCAATATCTGAAATCAGAAGCGTTTCGTTTTCCAATTAAAAGAAGCACTGAAAGAGCTGGGGGGGCAGTATAAAAGTGCATCTCAACACAGAAAACAtcgataaataaaaacattttaaaaggtaaaatCAGAGCTCACACAAGTGCTCTTCCACATCTAACGCGTCCATCCATGTGTGCATACTGTAGTAACCAATATGACATATGACATCCTGCCTTCTCGTCATTGgttttattaataaaagctACATATTTTgcagtgggggggtgggggttggggtggtgAATGTAACGCCCGCACTCGCGTGTTCGCTCTTTTGTCTGAGCTGCTGTGACTCAGCACATTGTGCGGCGCGCGAGCACTGGGcgacgagagagagagagagagagagagagagagagagagagagagagatgggctCGGCTGTGCTGAGCAGGGTTCGAGGTCCGAACTTCGAAGGTTCCGCCGCTCTCCCACAAAGCAGAGAGCCGCGATCGCGCTCCGCACTCAGTGACACGTGCGACACTCAGCGACAGCGCACATGGCCAACAACAAGGTGGCCGTGGTGACGGGCGCCAACAAGGGCATCGGCCTGGCGATCGTGCGGCGCCTGTGCGCGGCGCCCTTCCCCGGCGACGTGCTCCTGACCGCCCGCAACGAGGAGCTCGGCCGGGCCGCGGTGGAGCAGCTCCGCGCAGAGGGCCTGCGCGCCGTCTTCCACCAGCTCGACATCTGCGACCAGGGCAGCGCGCGCCGCTTCGCCGCCTTCCTGCGCGACGCGTACGGCGGGCTCGACGTGCTCGTCAACAACGCGGGAATAGCCTTCAAAAGTGCGCTCCTCTCACGCGCTTTCCTGTGTCTGCCGCTCTTTCGACCACGCGGGGCGCGCGCGCGGACCGGACCACACGCGGACACTCACTGCCGACGCACCGCGGCTCGCGGCAGTTCGGCTCCCCGCCACTTGCGGGCGCTTTTCTGCCTCTATGCAAATAAGCGCGCGACCGCTGTGCTTCGCACAGGCAGAGAAACGGTTCGGAGAAGAACTGGGGCTGCACGCGGCTTCCACTCTTACCCCATCACTCGTCCCCATTTCACACGTCGCAGCGTCGGCGAACAGCTGAGTCGCGCGCGGGTTCACTTCATTTGCATAAAGGGGAGGAGTCAGGGCTTCAGCGCTGAGACACTGAGTGGGCGTGGTTGCGTCGCTCTCTTTGCGCTTTGTTCCTCGCCACAAAGAGCGACTGAGGCAACGTGaattatatttacacttatgcaaagcttttctccaaggcatcttacaatgttaaccgaATTATACTTCGTtacccttttatagagctgctgagtaattttactggagccatttatgGTGTGTACCTTGCACAAGAGCACAGTAGGCTACTGagtagctggagatgggatttgaacttgtgacctctgggtccaaggtagcagctctaactctAACAGCTGGCCCTAGTTACTTGTTTATACTTCTGGGTAGTTTTACaagagcaacttagggtaaggaccttgttcaagagACAATAActagagatgggatttgaacctgtaacctacaggtctaaagacagcaactctaaccactgtgctaccagctgctgcaTGACCATAAACGATATGAACGTGATCCGCTGTTAATATGCAGCGACGCCTCTGTTTTGTTGGCAGCCACCGCAGTGGAGTCGTTTGGAGAGCAAGCGGAGGTGACCATGCGGACCAACTTCTGGGGGACGCTGTGGGTGAGCCACGCGCTGCTCCCACTGCTGCGTCCCCACGCACGCGTAGTCAACGTTTCCAGCTTCGTGAGCCAGCGGGCCCTCCAACAGTGCAGCCCAGAGCTACAGGCTAAGTACGGACCTCTCCTCTGGAGCGCTGACCCCACTCTACCCGGCAGAGTTCCAGCTGCCTTCACTTTTCCGGGTTTTGCGCTGCTTTCTCAACTTAGGAACACGCCGGCTCAGTCCGTAACCCAGTTTGTTTGTAAGTCCATAGTCACCTTTACCACTAATTTACAGTCAGATGATGCatttatggggggtgcggtggcgcagtgggttggaccacagtcctgttctccggtgggtctggggttcgagtcccgcttggggtgccttgcgacggactggcgtcccgtcctgggtgtgtcccctccccctccggccttacgccctgtgttaccaggttgggctctggttccccacaaccccgtatgggacaagcggttctgaaaatgtgtgtgtgtgcatttacattatgtttGACAGATTTCTGTTCATCTGTTCTtagcgggcttgaccgggtcctgctctctggtgggtctggggttcgagtctcgtttgaggtgccttgtgtgacggactggtgtcccgtcccgggtgtgtcctccagccctacattgccgggttaggctttggttcgccgcgaccctgtctgggacaagcggttctgaaaatgtgtgtgtgtgtgtgtgtgtgtgtgtgtgatgcgtTTATTGAGTTTACACTTGAGTAGATAAACGCTTCGTGGTACAGAGATGCTTTGATGCATTTGCTAGTTAGGTTCTCTGTACCACGAAGCTTCCCTGTGAGAGAAAAAATGGAAACTCTGTAAATTGCCTCATTTTATGTTAACTCCAGACATTAAAATATacggttactgaaaatgaaacatatCAGTCCAAAAGTTGACTGATTCGTCTGTTAAACACACGTTTGTCAGCTTCTGTccactttcagctttatcaCTACAAGTTAGTAATGCAGACATTTCTTATTTGTTTACAAGTTAGATTCTTTATAggtgacattacatttatttatttggctgacgcttttctccaaagcggatAGATAAGAAGATGCAGTTAAGAGTACATAAATAACCTGGAAAGTGTTTGCATCTTCGAAAATGCGTAACTCAAAAATGTTCATAAGAGAGGAGCTGGTGTATGTACTGTCGCTAGCAGCCGACTGTTGATGAAGAACCTTAACGGAGTCTGTACAGGAGTCTCGGAGGGTCGTCCCGTACGGCCGTGTCTCCCGTCCATAACTCACGTGTCTAAACTTTCCCAGTTTTAAGGAGAAAACGTGTCTCTTTGTTCTCCTCTGCTCACGTGCAGGTTCCGTGACCCCGAGCTGAGCGAGGAGGAGCTGTGCTCTCTCATGGGGGACTTTGTCATCGCTGCTCAGAGGGGGGACCACAAGGCCCAGGGCTGGCCTGACACCGCGTACGGCACCACTAAGGCACGGCCTCTTTCTTCTCCGTCGGCCGTCTCTCGGTCGTTGTGGCGAAGAGCGAACGCCACGGTACGACTGCTTCTCTCGAAATCATTTGGCTCCGATTTCCTTCCTGTCACCCGCAGATTGGCGTAACCGTGCTGTCGAGGATCCAGGCCCGAGTTCTCCGGCAGACGCGGCCCGATGATGGCATCCTCCTCAACGCCTGCTGCCCCGGTTGGGTGAGGACAGACATGGCCGGCCCCAAAGCCCCCAAGAGCCCGGAGGAGGGCGCCGAGACACCCACCTACCTGGCGCTGCTGCCGCAGGGGGCCAAAGAGCCTCATGGGCAGCTGCTGTGGGACAAGGCGGTCCAAGAGTGGTAGAGGGAGCAGCTGCACTGGGGCCGCGAACCTGTccgcacctgtcggacagtcggGTGACTTCAGCCCCGCTGGCGTCTGTCATACCAATGCGGTGCCTTGCTGTCCAGTGCCTTGATTCCGTCAGAAATTCAGCTGCAGATGCGCTGGCTCACGAATCAGTAATGCAAACGTAATTTTTCATGTATATGTTTGATTCCCTTGAGGGTGAAATAccgttaataataataataataataataataataataataataataataataataataataataaatcaaatttactGTTTGTCCAGGTGGAAGAAGTTGGTCTGGAAAAAAgttctggggaaaaaatatccaactgaaataatgcatttataaagaataattaaaatagcaatggtggaaaaaaagcttgtttttcctttttcttgttgGACACTGAAATAGAAGGAGACtaaatttttggatttttatttcatgtgaGAATAAGATGTCCTGCACACCTCCGCACTCTTACCTGCTGC
Protein-coding sequences here:
- the cbr1l gene encoding carbonyl reductase 1-like translates to MANNKVAVVTGANKGIGLAIVRRLCAAPFPGDVLLTARNEELGRAAVEQLRAEGLRAVFHQLDICDQGSARRFAAFLRDAYGGLDVLVNNAGIAFKTTAVESFGEQAEVTMRTNFWGTLWVSHALLPLLRPHARVVNVSSFVSQRALQQCSPELQAKFRDPELSEEELCSLMGDFVIAAQRGDHKAQGWPDTAYGTTKIGVTVLSRIQARVLRQTRPDDGILLNACCPGWVRTDMAGPKAPKSPEEGAETPTYLALLPQGAKEPHGQLLWDKAVQEW